One window of the Podospora pseudocomata strain CBS 415.72m chromosome 7, whole genome shotgun sequence genome contains the following:
- the RER1 gene encoding retention in endoplasmic reticulum protein 1 (EggNog:ENOG503NZFK; COG:U; BUSCO:EOG09265ANI) gives MWQVLGQKFPLVGRPPKLAGSFVWLNRLICHVSSYLRTRNQPLPPFCCCCACSAVHQPLITLCLFFSFTTPTTTTILFFDGRIIHKMDAVEEPMSAFGAVTAQTNKLSRQYQALLDQSTPHTLYRWVGTGVLLVFFFARVFFAQGWYIVAYALGIYLLNLFLAFLQPKFDPSNEALDNDMEDGSLGSLPTKQDEEFRPFIRRLPEFKFWHAATRAISISFVCTWFEVFNVPVFWPVLVMYWIMLFVLTMRKQIQHMIKYRYVPFTVGKARYTKNSS, from the exons ATGTGGCAGGTTCTTGGTCAAAAATTTCCACTTGTGGGTAGGCCCCCTAAACTTGCGGGAAGTTTTGTGTGGCTAAACCGATTGATCTGTCACGTATCCTCCTATCTGAGAACGCGCAATCAGCCACTGCCAcctttctgctgctgctgcgcttGTTCTGCTGTCCACCAGCCTTTGATAACTTTGTGTCTTTTCTTCAGCTTCACAACGCCAACGACCACGACGATCCTATTTTTTGACGGGAGAATTATACACAAGATGGACGCTGTCGAGGAACCAATGTCGGCCTTCGGCGCCGTGACTGCGCAAACGAACAAGCTGTCGAGG CAATACCAAGCGCTCCTCGACCAGTCGACTCCCCACACTCTCTACCGATGGGTCGGCACCGGCGTGCTGctcgtctttttctttgcgCGCGTCTTCTTTGCGCAAGGCTGGTATATCG TGGCCTACGCCCTCGGCAtctacctcctcaacctcttcctcgccttcctccagCCCAAATTCGACCCCTCCAACGAGGCCCTCGACAATGACATGGAAGACGGCAGCCTCGGTTCTCTCCCTACCAAGCAGGACGAGGAGTTCCGCCCCTTCATCCGCCGCCTGCCCGAGTTCAAGTTCTGGCACGCCGCCACCCGCGCCATTTCCATCTCGTTTGTGTGCACCTGGTTCGAGGTGTTCAATGTGCCCGTGTTTTGGCctgtgttggtgatgtaCTGGATTatgctttttgttttgaCCA TGCGCAAGCAAATCCAGCACATGATCAAGTACCGCTACGTGCCATTTACCGTTGGCAAGGCGCGCTACACCAAGAACAGCTCATAA
- a CDS encoding hypothetical protein (EggNog:ENOG503NZRH; COG:G), producing MRNRQIGVLGAFLFLVFCVYSLSRSPGGLPRPRSPQKEPEDKPPEPPRIAIPITWTDDSNTKDTKPAPAPEGSHPIWYLTNQAEKEFEAVKGRQSRTLGEAVGEYKRRYGIPPPPNFDKWWDFATERGVVLVDEFDTVMELVTPFWGLKPATTRRRAREVIGFDDSLMGVQIRKGNVTSIFKARTAEWHQRGVLGMLEKFVGWLPDMDLAFNVNDESRVVVPFEDLERLVKVGLGVNMAKLKREKEPRNGWTDVGKVEGLDYEGRFDEGKLTRFNTFAHQPTWTHSRISCPPGSPARILEEGEQFDDRGRYSMGELGFVTNWTAMADICLTPSLQSTFGFFDRPNAYSVVHDLVPVFSPSKISSYQDLIFPSPWYYSGKVPYDPKKDPDWEEKMNRLYWRGSTTGGFSRNGGWRRQHRQRVVKKFNAVDKANVLTNVGSSTSPNWTVASVPRGDYKSLLDVYFSHIGQCDPGDCAAQKEFFEVKEYAKQEDALKYKHVLDMDGNAFSGRFHAFLKSKSLVFKFAIFKEWHYEWLRPWAHYVPMSLKGEEWLELVRYFGEEGEGKREGERVAMQGREWAGKVLRGEDMEVWFFRLLLEYGRVVDDDRERIGFDM from the exons ATGCGCAACAGGCAGATTGGCGTCCTGGGGGCGTTTCTGTTCTTGGTGTTTTGTGTTTATTCTCTGTCAAGAAGCCCAGGGGGTTTACCCCGGCCCCGTTCACCGCAAAAGGAACCGGAGGACAAGCCGCCTGAACCACCCAGGATAGCAATCCCCATCACCTGGACCGACGACTCCAACACAAAAGACACCAAACCCGCCCCTGCCCCAGAGGGGTCGCATCCGATATGGTACCTGACCAACCAAGCAGAGAAGGAGTTTGAAGCTGTGAAAGGGAGGCAGAGCAGAACTTTGGGAGAAGCGGTGGGGGAGTATAAACGCCGGTACGGGATACCGCCCCCCCCAAACTTTGACAAGTGGTGGGATTTTGCaacggagaggggggtggtgctggttgatgAGTTTGATACCGTCATGGAGTTAGTCACGCCATTCTGGGGGCTGAagccggcgacgacgaggaggagggcgagggaggtgatcgGGTTTGATGATTCGCTTATGGGGGTGCAGATCAGGAAGGGGAATGTCACTAGTATTTTCAAGGCTAGGACGGCAGAGTGGCATCAGAGGGGTGTGCTGGGGATGCTGGAGAAGTTTGTGGGTTGGTTGCCGGATATGGACTTGGCGTTTAATGTCAATGATGAGAGTAGAGTTGTGGTGCCGTTTGAGGATCTGGAGAGGCTGGTgaaggtggggttgggggttaaCATGGCGAAACTAAAGCGGGAAAAGGAGCCGAGGAATGGGTGGACTGATGTGGGAAAAGTGGAAGGGTTGGACTACGAGGGACGGTTTGATGAGGGGAAGCTGACGAGGTTTAACACTTTTGCTCATCAGCCTACTTGGACGCACTCGAGGATCTCGTGCCCGCCTGGGAGCCCGGCGAGGAtattggaggagggggagcagtTTGATGATCGGGGGAGGTACTCGAtgggggagctggggttTGTGACGAACTGGACTGCGATGGCAGATATATGTCTTACGCCTTCGCTCCAGTCGACGTTTGGGTTTTTTGACAGACCGAACGCGTATTCTGTCGTTCATGATCTTGTTCCGGTTTTTTCGCCGAGCAAGATTTCGAGCTATCAGGATCTGATCTTTCCTTCTCCGTGGTATTACTCGGGGAAAGTCCCGTACGACCCGAAGAAGGATCCGGACTGGGAAGAGAAGATGAACCGGTTGTACTGGCGTGGCTCGACGACGGGGGGTTTCTCGCGCAATggaggctggaggaggcagcACAggcagagggtggtgaagaagttcAATGCGGTGGACAAGGCTAATGTTCTTACCAATGTGGGCAGTTCTACCTCGCCTAACTGGACGGTTGCTTCTGTTCCCCGGGGGGACTACAAGTCTTTGTTGGATGTTTATTTCAGCCACATTGGGCAGTGCGACCCGGGCGATTGTGCCGCGCAGAAAGAATTCTTTGAGGTTAAAGAGTATGCCAAGCAGGAAGACGCGCTCAAGTACAAGCATGTGCTTGACATGGACGGGAATGCCTTTTCGGGGAGATTTCACGCGTTTTTGAAGAGCAAGAGCTTGGTTTTCAAGTTTGCCATCTTCAAGGAGTGGCATTATGAGTGGTTGAGGCCGTGGGCGCACTATGTGCCCATGAGCCtcaagggggaggagtggctggagctggtgaggtatttcggggaggagggggagggaaaacgagagggggagagggtggcgatgcaggggagggagtgggcGGGCAaggttttgaggggggaggacatGGAGGTTTGGTTTTttaggttgttgttgga gtatgggagggtggtggatgatgataggGAGAGGATCGGGTTTGATATGTGA
- a CDS encoding hypothetical protein (BUSCO:EOG09264331; COG:K; EggNog:ENOG503NWA0), with translation MSRPEKYSQDYIARIRYSNALPPPPIPPKLLNIPSVGLASGQYTNPNFASHLARIQPLNIEADGELGMPLDLVGMPGVFDGDESSIQAPSEPPPIHPHDRALLRPLGSLGKPKSQNQGVSFLRRTEYISNTPTTVSRPKADPFLRPSAGNAAPKRPIKRKASPEPDRGTPAWIKRRIEKSFEAAAVGLADRTKVKHPSKRTNCTIVESFPLLPDLEAFPDSGAYVTVKFQTNPVTATDKYDTRMLSGILKPITRSQAEDEAYQQAYEAWARDPDHTPKPLQMMNYDFYLPQDGKTGERFREKFDVDNPDKEKESLYTATDGEGRGVFKFPRVRAYETATEKEMDHHTKYAEEVILAYRNDETGSKGRRDDSAQKGVYYYPVMQRTTIRNQRTKNIARTIGVLPQGEEEEARVGELEVTVGEPSEELRQELERFKSMPVGMLRGMRIELEEKVAFLGSGLWRVIEG, from the exons ATGTCGCGACCAGAAAAGTACTCGCAGGATTACATTGCGAGAATCCGATACTCCAatgccctccctccacctcccatccCGCCGAAGCTGCTGAACATCCCCAGCGTTGGTCTAGCTAGCGGCCAgtacaccaaccccaacttcGCGTCCCATCTCGCCCGCATTCAGCCATTGAACATCGAGGCCGATGGCGAACTCGGAATGCCGCTCGATCTGGTGGGGATGCCGGGTGTttttgatggcgatgagagCT CAATCCAAGCCCCCTCCGAACCTCCCCCGATCCATCCCCACGACAGagccctcctccgtcccctcGGCAGCCTAGGCAAGCCCAAGTCCCAGAACCAGGGCGTGTCCTTCCTCCGCCGGACGGAATACATCTCCAAcactcccaccaccgtctcccgCCCCAAAGCCGACCCCTTCCTTCGACCCTCGGCCGGCAACGCCGCTCCCAAGCGCCCCATCAAGCGCAAGGCCTCCCCAGAGCCAGACAGGGGAACACCAGCCTGGATCAAGCGGCGCATCGAGAAATCATTCGAAGCCGCGGCCGTCGGCCTGGCGGACAGGACCAAAGTCAAGCACCCCTCCAAACGCACCAACTGTACCATTGTCGAGTCGTTCCCCCTCCTGCCCGACCTGGAAGCCTTTCCCGACTCTGGCGCCTACGTCACGGTCAAGTTCCAGACCAACCCCGTCACTGCAACGGACAAGTACGACACCCGCATGCTGTCTGGTATCCTCAAGCCCATCACCCGCTCCcaggccgaggacgaggcctACCAGCAGGCGTATGAGGCTTGGGCTCGCGATCCGGATCACACCCCCAAGCCGTTGCAGATGATGAACTACGACTTTTACCTACCGCAGGATGGCAAGACGGGGGAGAGGTTCCGGGAGAAATTCGATGTGGACAACCCGGATAAGGAGAAGGAGTCGTTGTATACCGCTACTGATGGCGAGGGTAGGGGTGTTTTCAAGTTTCCGAGGGTCAGGGCGTATGAGACGGCtacggagaaggagatggatcACCATACGAAGTATGCGGAGGAGGTTATCCTTGCGTATCGGAATGATGAGACGGGGAGCAAGGGACGGAGGGATGATAGTGCGCAGAAGGGGGTTTATTACTACCCTGTCATGCAGAGGACCACGATTCGGAACCAGAGGACGAAGAATATTGCGAGGACGATTGGGGTGCTGCCgcagggtgaggaggaggaggcgagggtgggggagctggaggttACGGTTGGGGAGCCGAGTGAGGAGTTGAGGCaggagttggagaggttTAAGAGCATGCCTGTTGG gatgctgagggggatgaggattgAGTTGGAAGAAAAAGTGGCTTTTTTAGGCTCGGGGCTTTGGCGCGTTATTGAGGGTTGA
- the RPS22 gene encoding 40S ribosomal protein S22 (EggNog:ENOG503P2XK; COG:J) — MVRTSVLHDALNSINNAEKAGKRQVLIRPSSKVIVKFLQVMQKHGYIGEFEEIDDHRSGKIVVQLNGRLNKCGVISPRYNVRLSELEKWVVKLLPARQFGYVILTTSAGIMDQEEARRRHVSGKIIGFFY; from the exons ATGGTCCGCACTTCCGTCCTCCACGATGCCctcaacagcatcaacaacgccgAGAAGGCCGGCAAGCGCCAAGTCTTGATCCGCCCTTCCTCCAAGGTCATCGTCAAGTTCCTCCAGGTCATGCAGAAGCACG GCTACATTGGCGAGTTCGAGGAGATCGATGACCACCGCTCCGGCAAGATCGTTGTCCAGCTCAACGGCCG CCTCAACAAGTGCGGTGTCATCTCCCCCCGTTACAACGTCCGCCTCTCTGAGCTCGAGAAGTGGGTTGTCAAGCTCCTTCCCGCCCGTCAGTTCGGCTacgtcatcctcaccacctcggcCGGTATCATGGACCAGGAGGAGGCCCGTCGCCGCCACGTCTCTGGCAAGATCATTGGCTTCTTCTACTAG
- the RPS12 gene encoding 40S ribosomal protein S12 (BUSCO:EOG09265CN0; COG:J; EggNog:ENOG503P1R7), which translates to MSDVEETQQVADVEVEVSAEASKGQMSVLDALKGVLKLSLMHDGLARGLREASKALDRRQAHMCVLNESCEEEAYKKLVIALCSEHKIPLIKVPDGKQLGEWAGLCVLDREGNARKVVNCSCVVVKDWGEESQERSILLDYFQSEA; encoded by the exons ATG TCGGACGTAGAAGAGACTCAGCAGGTTGCCGacgtcgaggtcgaggtttCGGCCGAGGCCAGCAAGGGCCAGATGTCTGTCCTTGACGCTCTCAAGGGTGTTCTCAAGCTCTCCCTCATGCACGACGGTCTCGCCCGCGGTCTCCGTgaggcttccaaggccctcGACCGCCGCCAGGCCCACATGTGCGTCCTCAACGAGTCctgcgaggaggaggcctaCAAGAAGCTCGTCATTGCCCTCTGCTCCGAGCACAAGATCCCTCTGATCAAGGTTCCCGATGGAAAGCAATTGGGCGAGTGGGCTGGTCTCT GCGTCCTCGACCGTGAGGGTAACGCCCGCAAGGTTGTCAACTGCTCTTGCGTCGTCGTCAAGGACTGGGGTGAGGAGTCGCAGGAGcgctccatcctcctcgactaCTTCCAGTCTGAGGCTTAA
- a CDS encoding hypothetical protein (EggNog:ENOG503NTZK; COG:I): MHPTARLAVRSSGFRAAAGTARLSRFQPSTLPRVVVRFSSSGSNPQYEFIQVTEPRPGVGQITLNRPKALNALSTPLITELNTALLTFQSTPSIRAILLTGSQKAFAAGADIKEMAPLTFSSAYLNSFIESWSNLTTTLKKPLIAAVSGHALGGGCELALMADIIYCTKTANFGQPEIKLGTIPGAGGSQRLTRAVGKAKAMELILTGKSFSGEEAEQWGVAARAFGSYEELMEESLKTAETIAGYSKVAVQAAKEVVNKSQELGLRDGVEFERRVFHALFGSEDQKEGMGAFGEKRKAQWKDQ; encoded by the exons ATGCACCCCACCGCCCGCCTCGCCGTTCGCAGCAGCGGCTTCCGTGCTGCTGCCGGAACAGCTCGTCTCTCCCGCTTCCAGCCATCCACACTCCCCCGTGTCGTCGTCCgcttttcttcctctggATCAAACCCCCAGTATGAGTTCATCCAAGTGACTGAGCCCCGTCCGGGCGTCGGGCAGA TCACCCTCAACCGCCCCAAAGCCCTCaacgccctctccacccccctcataACCGAGCTcaacaccgccctcctcaccttccaatcaaccccctccatccgCGCAATCCTCCTAACCGGGTCCCAGAAAGCCTtcgccgccggcgccgacaTCAAGGAAATGGCACCCTTAACCTTCAGCTCGGCCTACCTCAACTCCTTCATCGAATCCTGgtccaacctcaccaccaccctcaaaaaACCCCTCATCGCCGCCGTCTCCGGCCACGCACTTGGCGGAGGGTGTGAGTTAGCCCTCATGGCGGACATAATCTACTGCACCAAAACCGCCAATTTCGGGCAGCCGGAAATCAAACTTGGAACCATCCCCGGAGCGGGCGGGTCGCAgaggttgacgagggcgGTGGGCAAGGCAAAGGCTATGGAGCTGATATTGACGGGGAAGAGTTtctctggggaggaggcggaacAGTGGGGGGTTGCTGCGAGGGCGTTTGGGAGTTATGAGgagttgatggaggagagtCTCAAGACTGCGGAGACGATTGCGGGGTACAGCAAGGTTGCGGTGCAGGCGGccaaggaggtggtgaataAGAGCcaggagttggggttgagggatgGGGTCGAGTTTGAGAGACGGGTTTTTCACGCGTTGTTTGGGAGTGAGGATcagaaggaggggatgggggctTTTggtgagaagaggaaggctcAGTGGAAGGATCAGTAG